In one Thunnus maccoyii chromosome 12, fThuMac1.1, whole genome shotgun sequence genomic region, the following are encoded:
- the mcm6 gene encoding DNA replication licensing factor MCM6: MDVATATAENAGEMVKDELAEKCQKLFQAFLEEFQTGDGEVKYVREAEELIRPERNTLLVSFTDLEGFNQELATTIQEEYYRVHPFLCRAVRNFARDHGNVPLNKEFYVAIQDFPTRHKIRELSSMRIGTLVRISGQVVRTHPVHPELVSGTFLCMDCQAVIKDVPQQFKYSPPTICRNPVCNNRSRFHLDTHKSKFIDFQKVRIQETQAELPRGSIPRSMEIVLRAEAVETAQAGDRCDLTGTLVVVPDVSQLSTPGVRAETSTRVGGGQGYEAEGLRGLKALGVRELSYKLAFLACHVAPTNPRFGGKELREEEQTAESIKSQMTEKEWEKVFEMSQDKNLYHNLCTSLFPTIHGNDEVKRGILLMLFGGVPKTTMEGTSLRGDINVCIVGDPSTAKSQFLKHVEEFSPRAVYTSGKASSAAGLTAAVVRDEESHEFVIEAGALMLADNGVCCIDEFDKMDLKDQVAIHEAMEQQTISITKAGVKATLNARTSILAAANPVSGRYDRSKSLKQNINLTAPIMSRFDLFFILVDDCNEVTDYAIARRIVDLHTRVEESVDRLYSLDEIRRYLLFARQFKPKISSESEEFIVEQYKRLRQRDGSGGVSKSAWRITVRQLESMIRLSEGMARMHCCDEVQPKHVKEAFRLLNKSIIRVETPDVNLEQDDELEDEEQQEDGNNVPNGVNGVNGVNGHADGINGHVNGINGHVNGVNGHAEPGSQPKPSLRLSFNEYQRISNLLVLHLRRAEEAEEEEELKKSAVVNWYLKEIEAEIDSEEELVNKKGLIEKVIHRLVHYDHILIELSQAGLKGSESASTEEEVVLVVNPNYILED; encoded by the exons ATGGATGTTGCCACAGCAACCGCGGAGAATGCCGGGGAGATGGTGAAGGACGAGTTGGCTGAAAAATGCCAGAAGTTGTTCCAGGCTTTCTTGGAGGA GTTCCAGACAGGGGATGGGGAGGTGAAGTATGTCCGGGAGGCCGAGGAGCTGATCAGGCCTGAGAGGAACACCCTGCTGGTGAGCTTCACAGACCTGGAGGGCTTCAACCAGGAGCTGGCAACTACCATCCAGGAGGAGTATTACAG AGTGCATCCTTTCCTCTGTCGGGCAGTGCGCAACTTTGCTCGGGATCATGGGAATGTTCCTCTCAATAAAGAGTTCTACGTTGCCATCCAGGATTTCCCCACCAGACACAA GATCCGTGAGCTGTCATCCATGCGTATCGGCACCCTGGTGAGGATCAGTGGTCAGGTGGTGAGGACGCACCCAGTACACCCTGAACTG GTGAGTGGTACCTTCCTGTGCATGGACTGCCAGGCGGTGATCAAAGATGTCCCTCAGCAGTTCAAATACTCCCCACCAACCATCTGCAGGAACCCCGTCTGCAACAACCGCTCCCGCTTCCACCTCGACACACACAAGTCCAAGTTCATCGACTTCCAGAAG gtgcgTATCCAGGAGACGCAGGCGGAGCTGCCTCGTGGTTCCATCCCACGCTCCATGGAGATCGTCCTGAGAGCCGAGGCTGTGGAGACGGCTCAGGCCGGAGATCGTTGTGACCTCACCGGGACCCTCGTCGTTGTGCCGGATGTCTCTCAGCTCTCCACACCGG GTGTGCGAGCAGAGACCAGCACCCGTGTAGGAGGAGGCCAGGGCTATGAGGCTGAAGGTTTGAGAGGACTGAAAGCTCTGGGAGTCAGAGAGCTGTCATACAAGCTGGCCTTCCTGGCCTGCCATGTGGCCCCAACTAACCCAAGA TTTGGTGGGAAGGAGCTGCGTGAGGAGGAGCAGACTGCTGAGAGCATCAAGAGCCAGATGACAGAGAAAGAATGGGAGAAAGTATTCGAGATGAGCCAAGACAAGAACCTGTACCACAACCTGTGCACCAGCCTCTTCCCCACCATCCACG GCAACGACGAGGTGAAGCGCGGCATCTTGCTGATGCTGTTTGGAGGCGTTCCTAAGACGACCATGGAGGGGACCTCGCTGAGAGGAGACATCAACGTCTGCATTGTTGGAGACCCCAGCACTGCCAAGAGCCAGTTCCTCAA gcatGTGGAGGAGTTCAGTCCCAGAGCGGTGTACACTAGCGGCAAAGCCAGCAGTGCTGCTGGTCTGACAGCCGCCGTGGTGCGAGACGAGGAGTCCCATGAGTTTGTCATCGAGGCTGGAGCTCTGATGCTGGCTGACAAT GGTGTGTGCTGCATTGACGAGTTTGACAAGATGGACCTCAAGGACCAGGTGGCCATCCACGAAGCCATGGAGCAGCAGACCATCAGCATCACCAAGGCTGGAGTCAAG GCTACCCTGAACGCTCGCACATCCATCCTCGCTGCCGCCAACCCTGTCAGTGGGCGCTACGACCGCAGCAAGAGTCTGAAACAGAACATCAACCTGACCGCCCCCATCATGAGCCGCTTCGACCTCTTCTTCATCCTGGTGGACGACTGTAatgag gtgACGGACTACGCCATTGCCAGACGCATCGTGGACCTGCACACGCGTGTGGAGGAATCAGTAGACAGACTGTACTCTCTGGATGAAATCCGCAGATACCTGCTGTTTGCGAGGCAGTTCAAACCTAAG ATTTCCAGCGAATCGGAGGAGTTCATCGTTGAGCAGTACAAGCGTCTCCGTCAGCGTGACGGCTCAGGGGGCGTGTCCAAGTCAGCCTGGAGAATAACTGTGCGGCAGCTGGAGAGCATGATCCGCCTCTCGGAGGGCATGGCACGTATGCACTGCTGCGACGAG GTGCAGCCCAAACATGTGAAGGAAGCCTTCCGTCTTCTGAACAAATCCATCATCCGAGTGGAGACGCCAGACGTCAACCTGGAGCAGGACGATGAGCTGGAGGacgaggagcagcaggaggatg GAAACAATGTACCTAACGGAGTGAACGGTGTGAACGGTGTAAACGGCCATGCAGATGGGATTAACGGGCACGTCAACGGCATCAACGGTCATGTTAACGGTGTGAACGGCCACGCCGAGCCTGGCAGCCAACCCAAACCATCTCTCCGCCTGTCCTTCAATGAGTACCAACGCATCTCCAACCTGCTGGTGTTGCATCTGCGCAGAGCAGAGGAGG ctgaggaggaggaggagctgaagaaaaGCGCGGTGGTGAACTGGTATCTGAAGGAGATTGAGGCAGAGATCGACTCGGAGGAGGAGCTGGTCAATAAGAAGGGGCTGATAGAGAAGGTCATCCACAGGCTGGTGCACTAT GATCACATCCTCATCGAGCTGTCTCAGGCGGGGCTGA
- the LOC121908506 gene encoding C-X-C chemokine receptor type 4-like: MSYYEHIFFDYDFNDTGSGSGSGDLGEDLEEPCGVEHVMTADLQQIFLPVVYALIFTLGITGNGLVVIVLGCQRRSKCSLTDRYRLHLSAADLLFVLALPFWAVDAAMADWRFGAVTCVGVHVIYTVNLYGSVLILAFISLDRYLAVVRATDTNTSWLRQLLANRLVYVGAWLPAGLLAVPDLIFARTQEGGEGTTLCQRFYPESNAPLWVAVFHLQLVLVGLVIPGLVLLVCYMVIVTRLTRGPLGGQRQKRRAVRTTIALVLCFFVCWLPYGAGIFVDTLLRLEVLPRSCNLEVVLSVWLAVAEPMAFAHCCLNPLLYAFLGAGFKSSARRALTLSRASSLKVLPRRRAGASTTTESESSSLHSS, from the exons ATGTCGTACTATGAG CACATCTTCTTCGACTATGACTTCAATGACACGGGTTCTGGCTCTGGGTCTGGTGACCTGGGCGAGGATCTGGAGGAGCCTTGCGGCGTGGAGCACGTGATGACTGCTGACCTTCAGCAGATCTTCTTGCCCGTGGTCTATGCCCTCATCTTCACCCTGGGCATTACTGGAAACGGCCTGGTTGTCATCGTGCTGGGCTGCCAGCgcag GTcgaagtgcagcctcacagaccGGTATCGACTCCATCTCTCAGCCGCTGATCTCCTCTTTGTTCTGGCCCTGCCGTTCTGGGCGGTGGACGCAGCCATGGCTGACTGGCGCTTTGGAGCTGTCACCTGTGTCGGCGTGCATGTGATCTATACAGTCAACCTGTATGGCAGCGTGCTCATCCTGGCGTTTATCAGTCTGGATCGCTACCTGGCAGTAGTCCGAGCTACAGACACCAACACCAGTTGGCTGAGGCAGCTGCTGGCAAACAGACTGGTGTATGTGG GTGCCTGGTTGCCTGCTGGCCTGCTGGCAGTGCCCGACTTGATATTTGCCCGAACtcaagaaggaggagaagggacGACTCTGTGCCAGCGATTTTACCCAGAAAGCAACGCTCCTCTCTGGGTCGCGGTCTTCCACCTCCAGCTCGTCCTGGTGGGTCTGGTGATCCCAGGCCTGGTCCTCCTGGTGTGTTACATGGTGATCGTCACCAGGCTGACCCGAGGCCCGCTGGGAGGCCAGAGGCAGAAGCGGCGAGCGGTCAGGACCACCATCGCTCTGGTGCTCTGCTTCTTTGTGTGCTGGCTGCCCTATGGAGCGGGCATCTTTGTGGACACTCTGCTGCGCCTGGAAGTGCTGCCCCGGAGTTGCAACCTGGAGGTCGTCCTGAGCGTGTGGCTGGCGGTGGCTGAGCCGATGGCGTTCGCCCACTGCTGCCTGAACCCGTTGCTGTATGCTTTCCTGGGCGCAGGCTTCAAGAGTTCAGCCCGCAGAGCCCTGACTCTGAGCCGAGCCTCCAGTTTGAAGGTTTTACCACGAAGACGCGCCGGGGCCTCCACGACCACAGAGTCCGAGTCATCCAGTTTACATTCCAGCTAG